One part of the Bacteroidales bacterium genome encodes these proteins:
- the infB gene encoding translation initiation factor IF-2: MSETKTVRLSKLARELNVGISTMVEFLKKKGYTLNPDPNSKVTPEEYDLLQKEFSTEKTIKKESEKLHLRTMPKGQVSVTINDIQKEESELTETEEDEEGIRIKDVTTGRVHPLETSTESLKKKIEEPKVLGKIDLEKIEKKKPVKEEEPALPVSGKEKGIPEEKVTPVQPEEKIAPIKGKKKKEPEPVVEEIPTIVPEPEIKVVGKIDIDKISKSAGRAAKEKAPEEVPAEAETTVEKEPVVQETPVAETMEVLPAEKEVEAEAPVEDENFIRPKVEKLAGPTVLGKMDLSLLEKEKKKPVASSSDVFERRKKKRKRIKKEETPTEAEQKNRELQEIDAYLGKKTARKSPIKPSPARPEVDDEDVQRQIKDTLARLTAKGKSKASRYRREKREELRLKEIADLEKQEAESKILRVTEFVTVNELASLMNVPVVDVIQVCMNLGLIVSINQRLDAEHLALVADEFNYKVEFVVPSVEELVEEEEDDPSQLVPRPPIVTVMGHVDHGKTKLLDYIRKTNVIAGEAGGITQHIGAYSVTLEDGRMITFLDTPGHEAFTAMRARGASITDVAIIVIAADDGVMPQTVEAINHAQAAGVPMVFAINKIDKPTANPEKIKEELAKMNLLVEDWGGKYQSQEISAKEGKNVDLLLEKVLLEAELLDLKANPNKRAKGTVIESALDKGRGYVATVLVADGTLRPGDLLLAGHHYGHVKALFNERGKRIDQAGPSMPAVILGLNGAPQAGEKFVVMTDEREVKEIATRREQLQREQGMRTQKHITLDEIGRRIAIGNFKELNIIVKGDVDGSVEALSDSLIKLSTPQVQVNVIHKAVGQISESDILLAAASNAIIVGFQVRPSFSARKLAEKEQIDIRLYSIIYDAINEIKDAIAGMLSPEMKEEILGTAEVLETFKVSKVGTVAGCIVREGKIVRNSRVRVIRDGIVVYTGELASLKRYKEDVKEVTNGMECGLGIQNFNDVKVGDMIEAFSETEVKPVL, translated from the coding sequence GAAAAGCTCCATCTGAGAACGATGCCGAAAGGACAGGTTTCGGTTACCATCAATGATATCCAGAAAGAAGAGTCGGAACTTACTGAAACGGAAGAAGACGAAGAGGGAATCCGCATAAAAGATGTTACAACCGGAAGGGTACATCCGCTTGAAACCTCGACTGAAAGCCTGAAAAAGAAAATTGAAGAACCAAAGGTACTCGGGAAAATTGATCTTGAAAAAATTGAAAAGAAAAAGCCGGTAAAAGAAGAAGAACCGGCACTTCCTGTTTCAGGGAAAGAAAAAGGGATCCCCGAGGAAAAGGTAACACCTGTTCAGCCTGAAGAAAAGATTGCACCCATAAAAGGCAAAAAGAAAAAAGAACCAGAACCTGTTGTGGAGGAAATACCGACTATTGTTCCCGAACCAGAGATTAAAGTAGTAGGGAAAATCGATATTGATAAGATTAGTAAATCTGCCGGAAGAGCCGCCAAAGAAAAAGCGCCGGAAGAAGTTCCTGCAGAAGCAGAAACCACTGTTGAAAAGGAACCGGTCGTGCAGGAGACTCCCGTGGCAGAAACCATGGAAGTGCTGCCTGCTGAGAAGGAAGTTGAAGCCGAAGCTCCGGTAGAGGATGAAAATTTCATCCGCCCGAAGGTTGAAAAGCTGGCAGGGCCCACCGTATTGGGGAAGATGGATCTTTCACTACTGGAAAAAGAAAAGAAAAAGCCTGTTGCTTCCTCCAGCGATGTATTTGAGAGAAGAAAGAAAAAGAGGAAGCGCATTAAGAAGGAGGAAACCCCCACCGAGGCTGAGCAGAAAAACAGGGAACTGCAGGAAATTGATGCATACCTTGGGAAAAAGACTGCACGCAAGAGCCCAATAAAACCCAGTCCGGCAAGGCCTGAAGTAGATGATGAGGATGTCCAGCGTCAGATCAAGGACACACTGGCCCGACTTACTGCCAAAGGAAAGTCTAAAGCTTCCCGGTACCGGCGTGAAAAGAGGGAAGAACTGCGGCTTAAGGAAATAGCTGATCTGGAAAAGCAGGAAGCCGAATCGAAAATACTTCGTGTTACTGAATTTGTGACGGTGAATGAGCTGGCCAGCCTGATGAATGTGCCGGTGGTGGATGTGATTCAGGTCTGTATGAATCTCGGTTTGATCGTTTCCATTAATCAGAGGCTGGATGCAGAACATCTGGCACTTGTGGCCGATGAATTCAATTACAAGGTGGAGTTCGTTGTGCCCAGTGTTGAAGAACTGGTGGAGGAGGAAGAAGATGATCCGTCGCAGTTGGTTCCGAGGCCTCCGATTGTTACCGTTATGGGGCATGTTGACCATGGGAAGACCAAACTGCTTGACTACATCAGAAAAACAAACGTTATTGCCGGTGAGGCCGGAGGAATTACCCAGCACATCGGGGCTTACAGTGTGACACTGGAAGACGGAAGAATGATTACCTTTCTTGACACACCCGGGCACGAAGCTTTTACCGCCATGCGGGCACGCGGAGCCAGCATCACCGATGTGGCTATTATTGTGATTGCGGCCGACGACGGAGTGATGCCGCAGACGGTCGAAGCCATCAATCATGCCCAGGCGGCCGGGGTTCCGATGGTGTTCGCCATCAACAAAATCGACAAACCCACGGCAAATCCTGAAAAAATCAAAGAGGAACTGGCCAAGATGAACCTTCTGGTGGAAGACTGGGGAGGAAAATACCAGAGCCAGGAAATTTCAGCCAAGGAAGGAAAGAATGTTGACCTGTTGCTGGAAAAAGTTTTGCTGGAAGCCGAGCTTCTTGACCTTAAGGCAAATCCAAACAAACGGGCTAAAGGTACGGTAATTGAGTCGGCCCTCGACAAAGGCCGCGGCTATGTTGCCACGGTACTGGTGGCCGACGGGACACTGCGGCCCGGCGATCTTCTGCTGGCCGGGCATCATTATGGCCATGTTAAGGCGCTGTTCAATGAGCGCGGCAAGCGGATTGACCAGGCAGGACCTTCCATGCCTGCTGTCATCCTTGGTCTGAACGGAGCTCCGCAGGCCGGTGAAAAGTTTGTCGTTATGACCGATGAACGGGAAGTAAAGGAAATAGCTACCCGTCGCGAACAGCTTCAGCGGGAGCAGGGTATGCGCACGCAGAAGCATATTACGCTCGATGAAATCGGACGCCGTATTGCAATAGGAAATTTCAAGGAACTGAATATCATTGTCAAGGGCGATGTGGACGGGTCTGTGGAAGCCCTTTCAGACTCGCTTATCAAGCTGTCAACGCCGCAGGTACAGGTGAATGTGATTCACAAGGCCGTTGGGCAGATTTCGGAATCCGACATCCTGCTGGCGGCTGCTTCAAACGCCATCATCGTTGGCTTCCAGGTGCGCCCCTCGTTCAGCGCCCGTAAACTGGCAGAGAAAGAACAGATTGATATCCGGCTTTACTCCATCATTTATGACGCCATCAATGAAATCAAGGATGCTATTGCCGGCATGCTCTCTCCGGAGATGAAAGAAGAAATCCTTGGCACGGCCGAAGTTCTAGAAACTTTCAAGGTGTCAAAGGTAGGGACGGTTGCCGGGTGCATCGTACGGGAAGGGAAAATTGTCCGCAACTCCAGAGTGCGGGTAATACGCGACGGTATTGTGGTGTACACCGGTGAACTGGCTTCTCTGAAACGCTATAAGGAAGATGTAAAGGAAGTTACCAATGGCATGGAATGCGGCCTTGGCATCCAGAACTTCAATGACGTGAAGGTTGGCGATATGATCGAGGCCTTTTCTGAAACCGAAGTAAAGCCGGTACTCTGA